The region AGATAAAAATCCATCTAAATGGGGAAATTCTTGTATAATTGACCAAGATGAAATTAATGCAAAATACGGTAAATTAAACGAAATAGCCAGTGCTACATGTGAGGTTATTAATCAAAATTTATTAAACAAAATTCACACATATAATCTTAAAAACACAAACACAGCAAAAGGTGACAAAGAAATGCTAAAAAGTCTTACATACTATGCTATAACGCAAGGTAAAGCTGCCTATGCAAATGAAGCTAGCAAAAATCTCTTAACCCACGAAAGAGCGTATTATCATTTACTTGCGATTGAAAATTACCTAAAAGCAGCTGGAGTTGAATTTGAGCGTGATTTTGAATTAAAACCAAATGAAGTAAAAAATGCTATAGAAAAGGCTATATTAGTAAAACTTGATAATAGATTTTTATTATATTTACATAACGCAAGGCCTGTAATTAATTATATACCGATTAAACTACCATTTAAATATAATGCTAGTAATGAATTAACTGCAATTTTTCCAAATAAAGATAAAAAAAGTTTTTCTATACAATACGGCAATCGTTTTCAAACAAAATTATTACTAGAAAAAAATGTAGAATATAGTGATATTACTGATAAATTAGAATTAATTGTAGATGATAAAGAGATAAATACAAAATTTGCAAAAATCATAAAAGTGAAAAACTATTTTCTAATCAAAAATAAAGAGAATGTAAGAATAAATGTAATAGGCTACAACACAAAAGGAAGTGAATACAATATAAAAATAAGTCTTAAAAATATGCAAAAACAATACTCAATTGATAAAGCAGGTAAGATTTATAGGGTTGAAGCTTACGAGGATAAAAAATTTATAGGTGCTATTTTAGTTAAATTTATATAATTCTTAAATTTTAAACAAAACTAAGTAAATTTTTAAATTTAACAATAGCACTTTCTAACGATTTTTTACCGTTTTTACTTATCTTTCTTTGTATTCCTAAAATATTTTTCTCATCTACAAAAATAGCTAAATATAATATTTTTTTACAACTTTGTTCTAAGTATTTTGCCATTATATTAAGAGGTATTGCATGAGTAGATGTAGGTGTAATAGTAGCTAAATCGCTTACAAATTCGGCTCCATTTTTATGTTCTAAATCAATAGCTGCATCAACTATTATAAGAATATCACTTAATATATTTTGAATTTCAAAAAAACAATCTTCAGGAGTATCGTATCCAAAAAATACATTAATATTTGGGAATTTTTTTTGTATATATTTACCAAACAAAATCCCCAAATAATCATCACCTCTTAATCTATTTCCAACACACAATATAGATATTTTCACTACTTAAGCCTCAAAACTAAATAAGAACCTTTTAAATCTTTCAAAATTTCTTTTAAAGGACATTCACACATATCACTTAATAATTTTTTAATATGTTCAATTCTTATTTCTATCTCAAAATAACGGCTTAAATTTCCAATTTTTAGCCTTGTGTATTCCCCTGAGTTATCCAAAATTTCTTTATACTCTTCATTGCTAAATTCAGCAACTTTTTCGGTAAAATCAATAGTGCCAATACCATGTCCTACATAGGTTGAAAAGATTTTCACCTGTTCTAAAACTTGTGGCAATTCTTCGCCTTTTTCTGCATCAATATGTCTTTGAGTTAATTTCCAAACTTCTATCATTTTATAACCATCTAATATTTTCTACATCTATTAATTGTTCATCATTAACTTTAACATATTTAGCATAAACATCATTATGTAAAATTCCTAAACATTCCTTATATCTTGGGTCGTTTTCATTTTTTATCTCGCCAAGTATTACTTCTTTTGCTAAATCTGGATTTTTAGGATTTTCACAAGTTTTTAAAGCATTCATATATTTATCATAAAGTTTCCTACCAAATAAATAACTCATTAAATTTTTTGATAAAGCTAATAATTCTTTTTCAAAAAACACATTGTCAATTATGCTTTTTTCTAAATTTAATTCTAGTTCCCCTTCAACCTTGCTATCAACCTTTGAAATTTTTTGCTCTAAAATTCCTATCCCCATAGCAAGTCCATAAATTATACTAGCTGGGTGTGGAGGACAGCCAGGAACATAAACATCAATAGGAATAATACCTTCAAGCCCTCCATGAACACTATAACAATCATGAAATATCCCACCACTAGAACTACAAGCACCAGTAGCTACTATTATTTTAGGATCCGGTGCTGCTTCATATGCTCTTAATAAAGGATAATACATTTGCCTTGTAACAGGACCTGAAACCACTATAATATCAGCATGTCTAGGACTAGCAACTAATTTAAAACCAAAACGCTCAGGATCCCACATAGGAGTAATAGCTGCAAAAATTTCAATCTCGCAACCATTGCAACTTCCCGCATCAATTCTATACACACTAAAACTTCTTTTTATATTTTTTAAATGTTTTATTTTTTCTTCTAAGGTATTAGCCTTTACAATCTCATCATGTATCATAATATCTCCTTAGCTTCAGTTTCTAATGACAAAATAGCTTTTTTACTTTTACATTCAGGACAAAGATTTACATAAAATTTAGCGTTTTTTATTCTTTCTTCACTCAAATTTGATAACTCTAGTTTCCTTAATGTATAACTTATTAATCTTTTAGTGCTATATAATTTACCACACTCAGCACAGCTAGCCATATCCATTTCACCCCTTTGTATAAGAGCACTTTTATCAAATTTAGCTGCTAATTCATATTCAGTACTAAGCCTGATAGCACCAGTAGGGCATACCTCATCACATCTAGCACAAAAAATACACCTACCACAATCAAATTCCCACACCACCTTAGTATCAACAGCCTTTACACTTATTGCATTAGGAGGACATGCAACCGAACATGCAGCACAACCTATACATAAATCAAATTTATATTTTGGTTGCCCCCTGTATGTTTCTGGTACTAAATATGGCTCTAACGGATATTTACAAGTTTCTAAACCATATTTATCAGTTATATCAATTAATTTCATCATGGCTTAATCCTTTTTCCTACAAATTGCTTTCAAATCTTTTTCTGTTAAAATTTTACTTTCTTTATTTTTTATATCAGTGATAATCACTCTTTCAGTACATGAAAAACAAGGGTCTAAACTACATACAATAAGAGCTGCATCAGCTACCGAATTGCCCCTTAATTGATATCTTAAACTAGGCCAATTTGCATAAGTTGATGCTCTTGCTCTCCATCTATAAACCTTTTGTGAGCCGCCTTGCATAATCCAATGGGTTGTATCTCCTCTTGGTGCTTCAACATAGCCCATAGCATATTTTCCTGCTTGTATATTTACATTTGCTTTTATACTTAAATTTCCACTAGGCATTAATTCAAAGCATTGTCTTATGATATGTATAGAAGATTTTAAATCTTGATATCTTACATATATTCTAGCAAAAACATCTCCACCTTCGCCAATAGATGGGGTAAATTCAATTTTTTTATAAAAATCATATGGATGGTCAATTCTATAATCACGCATAATACCAGAACCTCTCATATTAGGACCTACTGGTGAAAAATCACGGGCAATTTGTTGGTCTAATACCCCAACTCCTTTCCATCTTTTTACTTGCCTTTTATCATCCATTATAGCATCCCAAATTTCATTTACTTGAATTTCAATATTTGCTAAAGTTTCTAAAGACTGCTTTATTTCATTACCTGTCATATCTCGTCTTAATCCACCAATAATTACATTGCCATAAGTTTTTCTACCACCTGTTACAAGTTGAGCTAATTGCATTGTATATTCACGAATTTTAAATATGTGCATAAACGCTGTATAATTTCCTGTAGCTTCACAAGCAAGTCCTATATTTAATAAAAGTGAGTGTAATCTTTCAATTTCTGAGCAAACTATCCTTAAAGCCTGTGCTCTTTGCGGAATTTCAATACCACCAGCACGTTCTGCTGCTTCTATACAAGCGATTGAATGTGCATAACCACAAATTCCACAAATTCTCTCAGCTAAAAATCCCATCTGGTCATAATTCATTCTATTTTCGGCTAATTTTTCCATACCTCTGTGTATGTAAAATAATCTATAATCAGCATCTACTATAGTATCACCATCACAAAATAACCTAAAATGCCCTGGCTCTTCATTCCTAATATGCATAGGTCCTAGTGGGATATTAATTAAATCTCCATCTGGTTCATTAAATGTAAATTCAGGTTCATTTTCTGGATTTGTTATCTCTGGTCTAAAACGATAATCCATAGCATCTTTTCTAAGCGGAAATAAATCATTTGGCCAGTCATCACTTAACATTAATCTTCTTTTATCAGGTAAACCTTCAGCAACAAGTCCAAACATATCATAAACTTCCCTTTCATACCACACACATGCAGGAACATATGGAGTAACACTAGGATAAGTCATTTCTTTAGGTGGAATTAATGTTTTAACGGTAATAAAACATTTCTCTTCATTAGGTATTATCGGGTCATTAGGTAATTTAGAACCCTCTACTGAAAGAACATAATATAAAGCATAATTTTTATTAATACTTCTTTCATCATTACCTATCATACTAGTAAGATATGCTCCTATATCATAATATATATATTTAACAACTGCTGGTAAATCATTTCTATCAACTAATATAGTAAGTTGTTCTTCATGCTCTCTAGTAGTTTCTAAAATATTAAATTTTTCTTCTATTAATTTTATAAATTTATCGCCTCTCATATCTTTCCTCCTGTAATAATTCTAGCACTTTCATCTAGTAAATATGTAAAACTAGAAAAATTATAAATACCAAATAATATTATTAATATCGCTAAAGCTATCAATGGTAAATTTTCAATAAAAGTCATCTCTTTATTATATTTTACTTCTCCAACAACCTTACCAAAACTTGATAAGAAAAAGTGTGAAAAATCGGCTATAAATATAACTAATAACGCTATAGCAAAAAGAGCTATTGATAAATACTGACCACTCATAATACCAGCTTTAAAAATATTAAATTCACTAAAAAATATAGCAAAACCAGGAACACCGACTAAAGAACAAATTGAAATTCCAAATAACACTGTCGTTACAGGTGCTATATAAACCATACCGCCCATTTTAAACATATCTTTTGTTCCATAAATTCTTTCAATATTACCAGTTACGCAAAAAGCTAACGCCTTAGTAAAACTATGTGCTAAACAGTGAAATAATGCGGCAAATACTCCTAAAAACGAACCTATTCCTAGACCAACCGCAATAACCCCCATGTGAACTATAGAATGATACGCAAACATTCTTTTAACATCATGCTGAGTAATTAAAAAATATCCTGATACAAATAAAGTTAAAATTCCACTTATAATCATTACATCTTGAACAAAATCAAAACCAACAGCATTACCAACTATAGCATAAAATCTAATTAAAGCAAGCATTGCACATTTTAACAATATACCTGATAATAAAGATGATGTAGGTGCTGGTCCTTGTGCATGTACATCAGGCAACCAAGTATGAGTAGGTACTAAACCTGCCTTAGTTCCATATCCTATTAATGCGAAAATAAATACGAGTTTTAGTGCATCTTTGTTTAAATTACTAGCATTATCTAATAATTTTGAAAACAACATAGCATCACTACTTAAACTAAAACTATGATAACTTGATGAATATAATAACACTGTAGCAAACAATGCAAACGCCAAACCTATAGAACAAAGAACTATATATTTATAGCCACTTTCAGTTGATTTTTTGTCATTATTTATAGCTACTAAGAATACAGATGCTAATGTAGTTGCTTCAACTGCAGCCCAAAGTAAAGCCATATTATTAACAACGCAACTTAATGTCATTGTAAAAACAAAAATATAACTAAGAGAATAATAATGTCTTATTCTTTTTATAGTAAAAGTTCCTTTTTCTAACTGCCATTTTAAATAACTAGTAGAATAAAGATTTGTAAAAAATCCAGTAATTGCTATTAAAATTAAAAATATAGCTCCTATTGAATCTATTGCTAAGATTTCATTAAATTCACTCATAGTTCCATTTTTAATTACTAAATATACAAAATACAATATAAATATTGAATTAATTAAATTTAAAATTATATGCATAAAATTTAATTTCTTTAAATCATTAGGCATAAAAAACATTAAAATACCGCAAAATACTTGGATTATTAATAAGTGTAAAATTTGCATATTAACCCCTTAAATTAGTAGCCTTAGAAGTATCTACGCTACCATAACTTTTATAAAATCTAATTGCTAAAACCCCCATAATAACTACGGCAAAAATAGCATCAGTTAAAATTCCAAGCTCTACTATTTCATGAGCATCATATGCTAATAAAGCCATAGTTAAATGAATACCATTTTCAAATAAGCAATAAGATAAAATTTGTTTGATAAATGAATTTCTTAATATAAATCCAAAAATACCTACCATAAAAATAAAACCTGACGCAACAAGTGCTAATGGTATATTAATTAAAGCAAACTCTTTAAAAACATTATAAAGCCCCATTGAAACTGCTAAAGAAAAAGATACCGCAATTACAGGAGAAACGAAAAATCCAGCTACTGGCTCATCTTCACTTACTAAATTTAATTTTTTTATAAGATAAAACATAGCAATAGGAACAAATAAAACCTTTGTAAATATTCCAACTATTGATAATGTGAGTAATTCTTTTATACCAGTTTGCATATAAATCGTAAAAAATGTGGCAACCAATAATGTTGCACAAATTTGATATGCTAATACACTTTTTTTATAGTTTCTTAATCCAAAAGCAGCTAATGCTGATATCATCATACATACAGTTAAAATTTCTAACATTTTAAACTCCTACTACAAATAAAATCGCTGAAAAAATTGCTATTGATGATGCAAAAGCAACACTTTGTTTTACCATTGAAGTAATCTTAAATCTAGGGCTAAAGTTATCTATAAAAATTCCTAAAATATATAAAGCACTAGCCTCTAAAATAAAAACTATCATTGCTAAAACAGGATTAGAAAAATTCCAAGGTTCAAATAATACTAAGAAAAATCCTATAACACAGAATTGTTTTATTATTAAGCTAAGCTGAACTAATGCTAAATCTCTACCTGAATATTCACTTAATAATCCTTCTTGTAATTCTTCATGAGCTTCAGCAAAATCATAAGGTTTTCTACCCGATTCTATATACATAGCCCATAAAAATGCTATAGAAGCCACAGCAAAACTAGAAACCATATATCCATAATCACCATTTAAAACATTAGATTTAATTTCTAAAAATGAACTAGTTCCGCATGCAAACATAATTACACACAAAGAAAGTATAACAATCGGTTCAACATAAATTCCTAAAAGCATTTCCCTACTTGAACCAACTCCAGCAAATGGACTACCACTATCATATCCGCCTAAGGCAAAAACTAATCTAAAAAATGCATCTAAATATAAAAATATAAATATATCAGAATAGCCATACATAAACGAATTTAGACCGTAAGTTATAGGCAATGTTAAAAATATTGCTAAAGATATTGTTAGCAATATATGTGGAACAAATTTATATAAAGGATTAGCATGTGTTGGCATAGTCCTTGATCTATTAAAAAGCTTTGCTAAATCCCTGTAAGTTTGCCATATTGGTGGTCCAATTCTTGCTTGATATTTTGCACGAATTTTTCTTGCTATACCATCAATTAATGGTGCTATCATCAAAAGTGCTAAAAGCTGAAATAATATTAAAACTACATCACTCATAACATTCTCCTTATAATAAATAATAAGATACTACAAACATAAGACATAAATAAACAACTATATATAAAGCATATATATTTGTATATCCATTTTGAATAGGACTTAATTTGTTAGCTATTTTTAAATTTAAATTAATTAATGGTACATAAATCTTATCCCAAAAAATCTCTTTTACAATTATTTCATATTTAGATTTTGTAAAATATCCATCATCGCTAAATTTGGTTTCATGCCTATAAAAAAACGATAAGATTCTTCTTAAATCTCCAGTAAATGGAGTAGATGAAATTTGCATTTTAGGACTATACTTAAATCCAGTTGCCCATGGTTTTGTGTACCTTACTGGATTTTTATTAATTTTAGCGAACATTAAAGCAATAAATACTAATAACAAAATAGCAATTAAAATAATTGTAACAATAGGCATACTAACCAAATATTCTTCGCTATATTCAACATTAATAATACTACTACACAATATAATTATTTTATTTATTACAAAACCTGAAAAAATACCAAAACAAATAGATAATATTGCTAAAACATAAAGTGGGATAATTGTAAAAATACCACCTTCTTTTGCTTTGCTATGGATTTCTTCATTTCTTTGCTCACCTAAGAATATACCTCCATATAATTTTACAAAAGTCATAATAGCAAGGCTACCAGCTACTCCGATACTAAGCAATGCTAAAACCATCATTAATCTAGCTATAACATCACCTTTACTAGCACTAATAATTATTCCTTTAAATAAAACCCACTCACTCATAAAGCCACTTAAAGGTGGAATAACACTAATAGCCATTGCACCTATTAAAAAAGCATAAGATATTAAAGGCATTTTTTTATGTAATCCACCTAATTTATTTATATCACTTGTTCCAACAGTTGAATTTACAGCTCCTGCTGCAAAAAATAATAAAGATTTAAATACTGAATGGTTAAGACTATGAAATAGTGCTGCTAAGAAACCCATTATAGAAATAGTTGTGTTTTGAATCGCTAAACCATAAAGACCTACGCCTATAGCAATTAATATTATTCCTATGTTTTCTATTGAACTATAACCTATAGCTTTTTTATAATTATTTTCAATTACTCCATATAAAATACCAAGAACAGCACTAATCATTCCTAAAATAATTATCGTGTATGCCATACTTGCACTAATATTAAGATATAAAGTAAATTTAATAATACCAAATATGGCAACTTTACCCATAACAGCACTCATTAAAGCAACGCTATTATATGGAGCTATATTGTATGCAAATGGAAGCCACGCATGAAGAGGAAAAATCCCAGCTTTACTACCAAAACCTAATACTAATAATAAAAAGCATATATAATTTAAACTTTGAGTAAGATTTATATTTTTAAAATCACTAAAATATATTGACTCTGCACTACTTGACATAATTAATAATGCTATTACCATTAAAAATGCTCCAAACTGAGCTACGCCTATATAAACTAAAACAGCCTTTAAAATATCTTTACTATTATCATTAAAATATAAAAATAGTGCTGATAAAATAGTCATAACCTCCCATAAAAGTATAAAAGAAAACACATTATTAGAAAGAATGACCAAAAACATAGATAAAATAAAAAAATTATATAAACTAGCAAACACTGCTAAATTTACATTTTTATTTTTTAAATAATCCAATGAATAAATAGAACCGAAACTGGTTATTAAAGAAACTATTGTTAAGAAAAAATTTTCTAAATTATTAGCTTCAAAATTAGTTTCAAATAATAAATTTGTAGGTAAAACAAAAATATGTTGATTGTATAAACCTAATACAAAAAATAAACAAGATACCAAACCTAATAAAAAAGCACCACCAAAACCAATAAATTTCGCAATATTTTGAAATTTATAAGACAATAAACAAAATATCCCAAGTAACAAATAAAGACACAATATACAACCCATTATTGTCCTCCTAATTTAGCTATAAAATCACTAACATCTACTTTTAATTTTTTGCCAAAAACATGCTCTTTATTAGACTTAATGAAAATCAAAGCTCCTTTAGGACAAATATCTACACAGGCAGGATTACCAGCACATGTATCACATTTTACAGCTATAGATTTTCTACCGATCACACTTTCATATCCTAAGCTATCACTATTATTTTCTTTAATAGATGGAATATTTTCAGCATCTATTCTAATAGCACCATAAGGACATGCAATAGTACACAACTTACAACCTATACAAGTATTCTCACTAAGACTTACTATCCCATTTTTAAGCTGTAAAGTAGCTGTTGGGCATACATTAGCACAAGGTGCATCATCACATTGTCTACATTGATTAGGCATGTGCATATTGTCTAGCTCAAGTACTATTAGACGATTTTTGTCTAATTTTCCTCGTTTATAAGCACTTTTTATACAGGCTTTCTCACAAGCCTTACAGGCTATACATAAACTAGGATTACAAATCACATAATCATGAATTTTTCCCATTATAAAACCTCGCTTAATTTAAATAATTAATTTATTATAATAAATATTAGATTAAAAATATATATTTTTTAAAAAAAAATTATTAAATATTATTAAATTTTTTATTAAAAAAAATTATAAATTAACATTAGTAGAATATTGAAAATTATTAAAAAAACCTACAAGATGATTATTTTACTTATATAAAAAAATAATTTATAATATAAATTTATAATAACACATATCATTTGATAAATAAAAAAATATATATAATATGTAACAAATAGTAACAACTATATACATTAAATAAAGAATATGAATTATATTGCAATTATAATATTAATTTGTTTTTATCAAATTTATTTAATCAAATATAATAATTCTTTAATTTTATAATTAATACATCCTTAACTATATTTGTAATAAATTACAAATTAAAAACCATACTCTATTAAAAATTAAAAAATTATGAAATCAAAATATAGTAATAAAATAAATTGAGTGCATAAGCACTCAATTTTCATACTAGCTCAATATAAGCTAGAGTAGCTGCATCACCACGGCGAGTTTTTGTTTTAATAATTCTTGTATAGCCACCATTTCTTTCTTTATAATTTGGTGCTATTTCATTTACTAATTTATTTGTACATTCTTTATCTTGTAAAGCTGCAAATACTGCTCTATGTGCGTTAAAATCTCCAACTCTTGCACGAGTTATTAATCTTTCAATATAAGATCTTAATTCTTTAGCTTTTTCTACAGTTGTTTCAATTTTGCCACTTTTAATAATAGCAATACTTAAATTCTTTAGTAAAGCCGCACGATGAGAACTAGTACGTCCTAACTTCCTATATCCATGTCCATGTCTCATTTATTATCCTTTGTTAGCTTTATTTCATTTATTTTTTCAATTAACTTATCCTTATAAGAATCTATAACACTACCTCCTATAGGATAACCAATTTCTCTCATAGCGTTAGTAATTTCATCAACAGATTTTTTACCAACATTTTTTAAATTATTAATATCATGTTCACTCATTAACGCTAATTCACCTATGTATTCTATATTAGCATTTTCTAATCCATTACTACTTCTAACACTAAGACCTAATTCTTTAACACTTTTTAATAAAGGTCCTAAATCTATTTCTTCTACTTGTTCTTCGCCAAAAGTTTTAGGACTAGTAGTTGTGATTTTATTAAATACTGACATTTGCTGATACATAGATTCTAAAGCATTTTTAAAAGCATCAACAGGGCTAATTTGCCCATCAGTAGTGATTTCAAAAACAATCTTCTCGTAATCAGGATTATCTTCATGTAAAACATTTTCAATCCTATATATTGAATTTCTTACAGGATTAAAAAACGCATCTAGTGCTATAAAACCACTTTCAGTTCTTTCCCTTAACTCTTCACTAGCAACATAACCAATGCCTTTTTCTATGATAAGGGTAAAATCCAATTCAGTATCTTCATTTATAGTAGCAATGTAGTTATCAGGGTTAACAACTTCAATTACATTATTGGCTAAATCACTACCTTTAATTTCTCTAGGCCCTTTGAAGCTAAAACTTATCTCTTCTCTTTTACTATCTTCGTTTTTAATCTTAAAACGCATATTTTTAATATTGATAATAAACAAAGAAATATCTTCTAACATACCTCTTTTACTATCAAATTCATGACTTACTCCATCAATTTTAATAGCAGTTGCTGCATAGCCTATAGCACTTAAACATAAAAGCCTTTGTAATGGATGTGCCAAAGTAATAGCAAAACCAATTTCAAAA is a window of Campylobacter sp. MG1 DNA encoding:
- the rplQ gene encoding 50S ribosomal protein L17, with product MRHGHGYRKLGRTSSHRAALLKNLSIAIIKSGKIETTVEKAKELRSYIERLITRARVGDFNAHRAVFAALQDKECTNKLVNEIAPNYKERNGGYTRIIKTKTRRGDAATLAYIELV
- a CDS encoding DNA-directed RNA polymerase subunit alpha, producing the protein MRKVVTTAHMPTEFTIESLGENKARINAWPFEIGFAITLAHPLQRLLCLSAIGYAATAIKIDGVSHEFDSKRGMLEDISLFIINIKNMRFKIKNEDSKREEISFSFKGPREIKGSDLANNVIEVVNPDNYIATINEDTELDFTLIIEKGIGYVASEELRERTESGFIALDAFFNPVRNSIYRIENVLHEDNPDYEKIVFEITTDGQISPVDAFKNALESMYQQMSVFNKITTTSPKTFGEEQVEEIDLGPLLKSVKELGLSVRSSNGLENANIEYIGELALMSEHDINNLKNVGKKSVDEITNAMREIGYPIGGSVIDSYKDKLIEKINEIKLTKDNK
- a CDS encoding 4Fe-4S dicluster domain-containing protein: MGKIHDYVICNPSLCIACKACEKACIKSAYKRGKLDKNRLIVLELDNMHMPNQCRQCDDAPCANVCPTATLQLKNGIVSLSENTCIGCKLCTIACPYGAIRIDAENIPSIKENNSDSLGYESVIGRKSIAVKCDTCAGNPACVDICPKGALIFIKSNKEHVFGKKLKVDVSDFIAKLGGQ
- a CDS encoding proton-conducting transporter membrane subunit, with protein sequence MGCILCLYLLLGIFCLLSYKFQNIAKFIGFGGAFLLGLVSCLFFVLGLYNQHIFVLPTNLLFETNFEANNLENFFLTIVSLITSFGSIYSLDYLKNKNVNLAVFASLYNFFILSMFLVILSNNVFSFILLWEVMTILSALFLYFNDNSKDILKAVLVYIGVAQFGAFLMVIALLIMSSSAESIYFSDFKNINLTQSLNYICFLLLVLGFGSKAGIFPLHAWLPFAYNIAPYNSVALMSAVMGKVAIFGIIKFTLYLNISASMAYTIIILGMISAVLGILYGVIENNYKKAIGYSSIENIGIILIAIGVGLYGLAIQNTTISIMGFLAALFHSLNHSVFKSLLFFAAGAVNSTVGTSDINKLGGLHKKMPLISYAFLIGAMAISVIPPLSGFMSEWVLFKGIIISASKGDVIARLMMVLALLSIGVAGSLAIMTFVKLYGGIFLGEQRNEEIHSKAKEGGIFTIIPLYVLAILSICFGIFSGFVINKIIILCSSIINVEYSEEYLVSMPIVTIILIAILLLVFIALMFAKINKNPVRYTKPWATGFKYSPKMQISSTPFTGDLRRILSFFYRHETKFSDDGYFTKSKYEIIVKEIFWDKIYVPLINLNLKIANKLSPIQNGYTNIYALYIVVYLCLMFVVSYYLL